The following proteins are co-located in the Mycolicibacterium goodii genome:
- a CDS encoding DUF2771 family protein, producing the protein MANYPSDATHRRPRRSSTPSSNRWLPPLDEQPASGNTRFSGETGHSESSERSWRTRGSDAAAGERVTVTRAAAARSREMGSRMYGLVHRAATADGADKSGLTALTWPVVANFAVDAAMAVALANTLFFAAASGESKSRVALYLLITIAPFAVIAPLIGPALDRLQHGRRVALAASFALRTVLIVVLIANYDGATGNFPSWVLYPCALGMMVLSKSFSVLRSAVTPRVLPPSIDLVRVNSRLTTFGLLGGTIAGGGVAAGAEYLFGLVNLPGALYVIVAVSVAGAVLSMRIPKWVEVTEGEVPTTLSYHGGTGELRRPERDRTGRSEKPQAVRQPMGRNTITALWGNCTIKVMVGFLFLYPAFVAKSHDASGWEQLLILGIIGAAAGIGNFAGNMTAARLELGHPAHDGRAPCRRRHRVRAHHRADRHAAGGRARDAGDLGRQRHRQGLPRRVAAGRPPRGVARLGVRTLRVGAAAGLGGRRRRRGPDLHGPLSRVHYDHGRADTRPGPDHRELPRRIPHPRLRRQPPGAGGAGGDDGAGGPVKRTVAILAAVVVLAIAGTGIGVWRLSSSHGEKLPQISAYSNGHLVRTGPFQYCPVLDLDNCLDPREAAELPVNEKHPVQLSVPSAIGRAPWRLLRVYENPIDTTVSVYRPKSTLAVTIPTVDPQRGRLTGLAVQLLTLVRDQNGEEFALPHAEWSISTVWS; encoded by the coding sequence ATGGCCAACTATCCCAGCGACGCGACGCACCGCAGGCCGCGCAGGTCCTCGACGCCCAGCTCCAACCGCTGGCTCCCACCGCTGGACGAGCAGCCCGCCTCCGGGAACACGCGGTTCTCCGGGGAGACCGGCCACTCGGAGAGTTCCGAACGCTCATGGCGCACCCGCGGCTCGGATGCCGCTGCCGGCGAACGCGTCACCGTCACCCGCGCGGCGGCCGCGCGCAGCCGCGAGATGGGCTCGCGGATGTACGGCCTGGTGCACCGCGCCGCGACCGCCGACGGCGCCGACAAATCCGGTCTGACCGCGCTCACCTGGCCCGTGGTGGCCAACTTCGCCGTCGACGCGGCCATGGCCGTCGCGCTGGCCAACACGTTGTTCTTCGCGGCCGCCAGCGGCGAGTCGAAGAGCCGCGTCGCGCTGTACCTGCTGATCACCATCGCGCCGTTCGCGGTGATCGCGCCGCTCATCGGACCCGCGCTGGACCGCCTGCAGCACGGCAGGCGGGTCGCGCTGGCGGCGTCGTTCGCGCTGCGCACCGTGCTGATCGTGGTGCTGATCGCCAACTACGACGGTGCGACCGGCAACTTCCCGTCATGGGTGCTTTACCCGTGCGCGCTGGGCATGATGGTGCTGTCCAAATCGTTCTCGGTGCTGCGCAGCGCGGTCACCCCGCGCGTGCTGCCCCCGTCGATCGACCTGGTGCGGGTCAACTCGCGGCTCACCACATTCGGCCTGCTGGGCGGAACGATCGCGGGCGGCGGCGTCGCGGCGGGCGCCGAGTACCTGTTCGGGCTCGTGAACCTGCCCGGCGCGCTGTACGTGATCGTCGCGGTCAGCGTCGCCGGCGCGGTGCTGTCGATGCGGATCCCCAAATGGGTCGAGGTCACCGAGGGCGAGGTGCCCACGACGCTGAGCTACCACGGCGGCACCGGAGAACTGCGCCGCCCGGAGCGCGACAGGACCGGCAGGTCCGAGAAACCGCAGGCCGTGCGGCAGCCCATGGGGCGCAACACCATCACCGCGCTGTGGGGCAACTGCACCATCAAGGTGATGGTGGGGTTCCTGTTCCTCTACCCGGCGTTCGTCGCCAAATCGCACGACGCCAGCGGCTGGGAGCAACTGCTGATCCTCGGCATCATCGGCGCGGCCGCCGGGATCGGTAACTTCGCCGGGAACATGACCGCGGCGCGGCTCGAACTGGGCCACCCGGCGCACGATGGTCGTGCGCCTTGCCGTCGTCGTCACCGCGTTCGCGCTCATCACCGCGCTGACCGGCACGCTGCTGGTGGCCGCGCTCGCGACGCTGGTGACCTCGGGCGCCAGCGCCATCGGCAAGGCCTCCCTCGACGCGTCGCTGCAGGACGACCTCCCCGAGGCGTCGCGCGCCTCGGCGTTCGGACGCTCCGAGTCGGTGCTGCAGCTGGCCTGGGTGGCCGGCGGCGCCGTCGGGGTCCTGATCTACACGGACCTCTCAGTCGGGTTCACTACGATCACGGCCGTGCTGATACTCGGCCTGGCCCAGACCATCGTGAGCTACCGCGGCGAATCCCTCATCCCCGGCTTCGGCGGCAACCGCCCGGTGCTGGCGGAGCAGGAGGGGACGATGGCGCGGGAGGCCCGGTGAAGCGCACCGTCGCGATCCTCGCGGCCGTCGTCGTGCTCGCGATCGCAGGCACCGGGATCGGGGTGTGGCGGCTGAGCAGCTCCCACGGCGAGAAGCTGCCGCAGATCAGCGCCTACTCCAACGGGCACCTGGTCCGCACCGGCCCGTTCCAGTACTGCCCGGTGCTCGACCTCGACAACTGCCTCGACCCGCGCGAGGCCGCCGAACTGCCGGTCAACGAGAAGCACCCGGTGCAGCTCTCGGTGCCGTCGGCGATCGGCCGTGCGCCGTGGCGGCTGCTGCGGGTGTACGAAAACCCCATCGACACAACGGTTTCGGTGTACCGGCCGAAGTCCACGCTGGCGGTGACCATCCCGACGGTGGATCCGCAGCGCGGACGGCTGACCGGCCTGGCGGTGCAGTTGCTGACCCTGGTGCGCGATCAGAACGGCGAGGAGTTCGCGCTCCCCCACGCCGAATGGTCGATCAGCACCGTCTGGTCGTAA
- the moaC gene encoding cyclic pyranopterin monophosphate synthase MoaC, whose product MGLSHLDDSGAAHMVDVTGKDVTKRTAVAAGTLLTRPDVVALIASGGLPKGDALATARVAGILAAKRTPDLIPLCHQLALTGVDVDFDVRADAVGITATVRSTGRTGVEMEALTAVSVAALTLYDMIKAVDPAARIDNIHVVRKEGGKTGLWERPTQ is encoded by the coding sequence GTGGGCCTGTCGCACCTCGACGATTCCGGCGCGGCGCACATGGTCGACGTCACGGGCAAGGACGTCACCAAACGCACCGCGGTGGCCGCGGGCACCCTGCTGACCAGACCGGACGTCGTGGCGCTCATCGCCTCCGGAGGCCTGCCCAAGGGTGATGCCCTGGCCACCGCGCGGGTGGCGGGCATCCTGGCGGCCAAGCGGACGCCCGATCTGATCCCGCTGTGCCACCAGTTGGCGCTCACCGGTGTCGATGTGGATTTCGACGTGCGTGCAGACGCCGTCGGCATCACCGCCACGGTGCGCAGTACCGGCCGCACGGGCGTCGAGATGGAGGCGCTCACCGCCGTCAGCGTGGCCGCCCTGACCCTCTACGACATGATCAAGGCCGTCGACCCCGCCGCACGTATCGACAACATCCACGTGGTGCGCAAAGAAGGCGGTAAAACGGGGTTGTGGGAAAGACCAACGCAGTGA
- a CDS encoding YccF domain-containing protein, which translates to MRVLLNIIWLIFGGLWLALGYLLAALICFVLIITIPFGFASLRIASYALWPFGRTIVEKPGPRPGAMVGNVIWVILFGIWLAIGHIASAIAMAVTIIGIPLALANLKMIPVSLVPLGKEIVPVDQFNNVNTERVIT; encoded by the coding sequence ATGCGAGTGCTACTTAATATCATCTGGTTGATCTTCGGCGGCCTGTGGCTGGCGCTGGGATACCTGCTGGCCGCGCTGATCTGCTTCGTCCTCATCATCACGATCCCGTTCGGTTTCGCGTCGCTGCGCATCGCGTCGTATGCGCTGTGGCCGTTCGGCCGCACCATCGTCGAGAAGCCGGGACCCCGCCCGGGCGCCATGGTGGGCAATGTCATCTGGGTGATCCTGTTCGGCATCTGGCTGGCGATCGGCCACATCGCCAGCGCCATCGCCATGGCGGTCACGATCATCGGGATCCCGCTGGCGCTGGCCAATCTCAAGATGATCCCGGTGTCGCTGGTGCCGCTGGGCAAGGAGATCGTGCCGGTGGACCAGTTCAACAACGTCAACACGGAGCGGGTGATCACATGA
- a CDS encoding cold-shock protein, with amino-acid sequence MPTGKVKWYDAEKGFGFLSQEDGEDVYVRSSALPAGVEALKSGQRVEFGVAAGRRGPQALSLKLIDPPPSLTRARREAERPEHKHTPDELHGMVEDMITLLESAVQPELRKGRYPDRKVARRVSEVVRAVARELDA; translated from the coding sequence GTGCCGACCGGCAAGGTTAAGTGGTACGACGCCGAAAAGGGCTTCGGCTTTCTGTCGCAGGAGGACGGCGAGGACGTCTACGTCCGGTCCTCGGCGCTGCCTGCCGGCGTCGAGGCGCTCAAATCCGGCCAGCGCGTGGAGTTCGGCGTCGCCGCGGGCAGGCGCGGTCCGCAGGCGTTGAGCCTCAAGCTCATCGACCCGCCGCCGAGCCTGACCCGGGCGCGCCGTGAGGCCGAGCGCCCCGAGCACAAGCACACCCCCGACGAACTGCACGGCATGGTCGAGGACATGATCACGCTGCTGGAGAGCGCGGTGCAGCCGGAGCTGCGCAAGGGGCGCTACCCGGACCGCAAGGTCGCGCGGCGTGTCTCGGAGGTCGTGCGGGCGGTCGCTCGCGAACTCGACGCCTGA
- a CDS encoding molybdenum cofactor biosynthesis protein B, with product MTRSARVVIASTRAAAGVYDDRTGPLIVEWLARRGYDVTEQMVVPDGDEVAGALRAALSENVDLIITSGGTGISPTDATPEATRAVLDYEVPGLADAIRRSGLPKVPTSVLSRGVCGVAGRTLIVNLPGSPGGVKDGLGVLDHVLEHALDQLGGQDHTR from the coding sequence GTGACCCGGTCGGCCCGGGTGGTCATCGCATCGACCCGGGCGGCGGCCGGGGTGTACGACGACCGGACCGGCCCGCTGATCGTCGAATGGCTGGCCCGGCGCGGCTACGACGTCACCGAGCAGATGGTGGTTCCCGACGGCGACGAAGTCGCCGGTGCGCTGCGGGCCGCGCTGTCCGAGAACGTCGACCTCATCATCACCTCGGGTGGCACCGGCATCTCGCCGACCGACGCCACCCCGGAAGCCACCAGGGCCGTGCTGGACTACGAGGTGCCCGGCCTCGCCGACGCCATCCGGCGCTCCGGGCTTCCCAAGGTGCCCACCTCGGTCCTTTCCCGCGGTGTGTGCGGGGTGGCGGGACGCACGTTGATCGTCAACCTCCCCGGCTCACCAGGCGGGGTCAAGGACGGCCTCGGCGTGCTCGACCACGTCCTGGAGCATGCGCTGGATCAGCTTGGCGGCCAAGACCATACGCGTTGA
- a CDS encoding glutathione S-transferase family protein — MAQGTYVADKTSGGEFNRDTAYITTRITADGRDGYPVEPGRYRLIVARACPWANRTIIVRRLLGLEDVLSIGFCGPTHDERSWTFDLDPDGVDPVLKIPRLRDAYLTRFPDYPKGITVPAIVEVATGEVVTNDFAQMTLDFSTEWIAHHREGAPDLYPHALRDEIDEVAQRIYTEVNNGVYRCGFAGSQEAYERAYDRLFTALDWLSERLATQRYLVGDTITEADVRLFTTLARFDPVYHGHFKCNRSKLSEMDVLWAYARDLFTTPGFGDTIDFVQIKQHYYIVHSDINPTQIVPKGPDLSSWLTPHGREALGGRPFGDGTPPGPTREGERVPAGHGAG, encoded by the coding sequence ATGGCTCAGGGCACCTACGTCGCCGACAAGACCTCCGGCGGCGAGTTCAACCGCGACACCGCCTACATCACCACCCGCATCACTGCCGACGGCCGCGACGGCTACCCCGTCGAACCGGGCCGGTACCGGCTGATCGTGGCGCGGGCGTGTCCGTGGGCCAACCGCACCATCATCGTGCGACGGCTGCTCGGTCTCGAGGACGTGCTGTCCATCGGGTTCTGCGGGCCGACGCACGACGAGCGCAGCTGGACCTTCGACCTCGATCCCGACGGTGTCGATCCGGTGCTGAAGATCCCGCGGTTGCGCGACGCCTATCTCACGCGGTTCCCCGACTATCCCAAGGGCATCACGGTGCCTGCGATCGTCGAGGTCGCCACGGGTGAGGTGGTCACCAACGACTTCGCGCAGATGACCCTGGACTTCTCCACCGAGTGGATAGCCCATCACCGCGAGGGCGCACCGGACCTGTACCCCCACGCGTTGCGCGACGAGATCGACGAGGTCGCCCAACGCATCTACACCGAGGTCAACAACGGGGTGTACCGCTGCGGGTTCGCGGGTTCACAGGAGGCCTACGAGCGCGCCTACGACCGGTTGTTCACCGCGCTGGACTGGCTCTCCGAACGGCTCGCCACGCAGCGTTACCTGGTGGGGGACACCATCACCGAGGCCGATGTGCGGCTGTTCACCACACTCGCCCGCTTCGATCCCGTCTACCACGGCCACTTCAAGTGCAACCGCTCCAAGCTCAGCGAGATGGATGTGCTGTGGGCCTACGCGCGGGATCTGTTCACCACCCCCGGTTTCGGCGACACCATCGATTTCGTGCAGATCAAGCAGCACTACTACATCGTGCATTCCGACATCAATCCCACGCAGATCGTGCCGAAGGGCCCGGACCTGTCGTCCTGGTTGACCCCGCACGGGCGGGAAGCCTTGGGCGGCAGGCCGTTCGGGGACGGAACCCCGCCGGGGCCGACGCGGGAGGGCGAGCGGGTGCCCGCCGGGCACGGGGCGGGCTGA
- a CDS encoding MoaD/ThiS family protein codes for MTTATTVRVTVRYFAAAAAAAGIDTETLDIATGTTVAELVEQLGARDDELARVLKRCSYLCDEIAVRDMGKRLVTPQTVDVLPPFAGG; via the coding sequence ATGACGACGGCGACAACAGTTCGGGTGACGGTCCGATATTTCGCGGCCGCGGCGGCCGCAGCCGGAATCGATACCGAAACGTTGGACATCGCGACGGGGACGACGGTGGCCGAGCTCGTCGAGCAGCTCGGCGCGCGCGATGACGAGCTCGCGCGGGTGCTCAAGCGCTGCTCATATCTGTGCGACGAGATCGCGGTGCGGGACATGGGCAAGCGGTTGGTAACGCCGCAAACCGTTGACGTGTTACCACCGTTCGCCGGTGGATAA
- the moaA gene encoding GTP 3',8-cyclase MoaA gives MTVTALGLPTVARTPGDGVAGPSAAPADGPLVDTYGRAATDLRVSLTDRCNLRCTYCMPAEGLDWLPGDALLTPAELARLLRIAVTRLGITSVRFTGGEPLVVRHLEEVIAAAAALEPRPEITLTTNGLGLARRAESLKQAGLNRINVSLDSVDAAHFARITRRDRLPDVLAGLAAAKAAGLEPVKVNAVLDPASGLDDAVELLRYCLQHGYQLRIIEQMPLDAGHSWQRDNVIDADRILQTLQKHFELTPDSRPRGSAPAELWQVAEGPTHAAGTVGVIASVSHAFCSACDRTRLTADGQIRSCLFSREETDLRRLLRGGADDAALEAAWRAAMWSKPAGHGINDPDFVQPVRPMSAIGG, from the coding sequence ATGACCGTGACGGCGCTCGGCCTACCCACCGTCGCCCGGACCCCGGGCGACGGCGTCGCTGGGCCGTCTGCGGCGCCCGCCGACGGACCCCTGGTCGACACCTACGGCCGCGCCGCGACCGACCTGCGCGTGTCGCTGACCGACCGCTGCAACCTGCGCTGTACCTACTGCATGCCCGCCGAGGGTCTGGACTGGCTGCCCGGCGACGCGCTGCTCACCCCGGCCGAACTGGCGCGGCTGCTGCGCATCGCGGTGACGCGGCTGGGCATCACCAGCGTGCGGTTCACCGGCGGCGAGCCGTTGGTGGTGCGCCACCTCGAGGAGGTCATCGCCGCGGCCGCCGCGCTCGAACCCCGCCCGGAGATCACCCTGACCACCAACGGCCTCGGGTTGGCGCGTCGCGCCGAAAGCCTCAAGCAGGCCGGCCTGAACCGCATCAACGTGTCACTGGACAGCGTCGATGCCGCACATTTCGCGCGTATCACGCGCCGCGACCGCCTGCCCGACGTGCTGGCCGGGCTGGCCGCCGCGAAGGCGGCCGGACTGGAGCCGGTGAAGGTCAACGCGGTCCTCGACCCGGCGTCGGGACTCGACGACGCCGTTGAGCTGTTGCGGTACTGCCTGCAGCACGGATATCAGCTGCGCATCATCGAGCAGATGCCGCTGGACGCGGGCCACAGCTGGCAGCGCGACAACGTCATCGACGCCGACCGGATCCTGCAGACCCTGCAGAAGCACTTCGAGCTCACCCCCGATTCGCGTCCGCGCGGCTCCGCACCCGCCGAGCTGTGGCAGGTGGCCGAGGGGCCCACGCACGCCGCGGGCACGGTCGGTGTGATCGCATCGGTGTCGCATGCCTTCTGTTCGGCCTGTGACCGCACGCGGTTGACCGCCGACGGTCAGATCCGCAGTTGCCTGTTCTCGCGCGAGGAGACGGACCTCAGGCGCCTGCTGCGCGGCGGCGCCGACGACGCCGCGCTCGAGGCGGCCTGGCGCGCGGCGATGTGGAGCAAGCCGGCCGGGCACGGCATCAACGATCCGGACTTCGTGCAGCCGGTCCGGCCGATGAGTGCGATCGGCGGATAG
- a CDS encoding molybdenum cofactor biosynthesis protein MoaE, translating to MSAEIVRVELTEDPISLTEYEALVAHEAAGAVVGFAGVVRDHDGGRSVLRLEYSAHPTAQRTLEDVAAEIAAQADGVRAIAVSHRIGALKIGDAALVAAVAADHRRAAFETCARLVDVVKERLPVWKHQHFADGTDEWVNSA from the coding sequence ATGAGCGCTGAAATCGTCCGGGTCGAACTCACCGAGGACCCGATCTCGCTGACCGAATACGAGGCGCTCGTCGCGCACGAGGCCGCTGGCGCGGTCGTCGGGTTCGCGGGGGTGGTGCGCGATCACGACGGCGGCCGCTCGGTGCTGCGGCTCGAATACTCCGCGCACCCGACAGCACAACGCACGCTCGAAGACGTCGCCGCCGAGATCGCGGCCCAGGCCGACGGGGTCCGCGCGATCGCGGTCAGCCACCGCATCGGCGCCCTGAAAATAGGAGACGCCGCCCTGGTGGCCGCCGTGGCGGCCGACCATCGCAGGGCGGCGTTCGAAACCTGTGCCCGTCTCGTCGACGTCGTCAAGGAGCGGCTGCCGGTGTGGAAGCATCAGCACTTCGCCGACGGAACCGACGAGTGGGTCAACTCCGCCTGA